A single region of the Halorussus sp. MSC15.2 genome encodes:
- a CDS encoding cbb3-type cytochrome c oxidase subunit I yields the protein MATVRPALTVLMGLLLLGVGWWLTRIEDWQSYTPAVGGAAGHESGHGTAEKPSGIVRWLTTVDHKDVGILYGTFGLLSFAWGGVAVLLMRTELVTPPVDLLGATFYNALMTTHGITMLFLFGTPILAAVSNYLIPLLIGADDMAFPRINAIAFWLLPIAALLIWGGVLLEPFVGDISGAQTAWTMYPPLSVEQANPGIDLMLLGLHLSGVSATMGAINFIATIFTQRDEDVSWATLDLFSWTVLVQSGQILFSFPLLGSALVMLLLDRNFGTQFFAQAGGGPLLWQHLFWFFGHPEVYILVLPPMGLVSLILPRFSGRKLFGFKFVVYSTLALGVLSFGVWAHHMFATGIDPRIRASFMAVSIAIALPSAVKVFNWITTMWNGRVRLTAPMLFCVGFVANFIVGGVTGVFEAAIPVDLVLHDTYHVVAHFHYVIMGAIAFAVFAAVYYWFPLYTGRMYQRTLAKAHFWLSMVGTNVTFFPMILLGYGGMPRRYAGYDLTVGPVSYFANLHQIATVGVYLLALGQLIFVWNVVQSWLEGPEVEDGDPWDLADDGLLTHEWAWFERKRETALAATDGGETTAADDGEKPLPDGGERE from the coding sequence ATGGCAACGGTACGACCGGCCCTGACAGTACTGATGGGCCTCTTGCTTCTCGGCGTCGGGTGGTGGCTGACGAGGATAGAAGACTGGCAGTCGTACACCCCCGCCGTCGGCGGGGCGGCAGGCCACGAATCGGGGCACGGGACCGCCGAGAAACCGTCGGGTATCGTGCGATGGTTGACCACCGTGGACCACAAGGACGTCGGTATCCTCTACGGGACGTTCGGCCTGCTCTCGTTCGCGTGGGGCGGCGTGGCCGTCCTGCTGATGCGGACCGAACTTGTGACGCCGCCGGTGGACCTGCTCGGCGCGACGTTCTACAACGCGCTCATGACCACCCACGGCATCACGATGCTGTTCCTGTTCGGGACGCCGATTCTGGCGGCCGTCTCGAACTACCTCATCCCGCTGCTCATCGGCGCGGACGACATGGCGTTCCCGCGCATCAACGCCATCGCGTTCTGGTTGCTGCCGATAGCCGCGTTACTCATCTGGGGCGGCGTCCTGTTGGAACCGTTCGTCGGCGATATCTCGGGCGCGCAGACGGCGTGGACGATGTATCCCCCGCTCTCTGTCGAACAGGCGAACCCGGGCATCGACCTGATGCTGCTCGGGTTACACCTCTCGGGCGTCTCGGCGACGATGGGAGCCATCAACTTCATCGCGACCATCTTCACCCAGCGCGACGAGGACGTGTCGTGGGCGACGCTCGACCTGTTCTCGTGGACCGTGCTGGTCCAGTCCGGACAGATTCTGTTCTCGTTCCCGCTGCTCGGGAGCGCGCTCGTGATGCTCCTGCTCGACCGGAACTTCGGGACCCAGTTCTTCGCACAGGCGGGCGGTGGGCCGCTGCTGTGGCAACACTTGTTCTGGTTCTTCGGCCATCCGGAGGTGTACATCCTCGTGCTGCCGCCGATGGGTCTAGTGAGTCTCATCCTGCCGCGATTCTCGGGCCGGAAGCTGTTCGGGTTCAAGTTCGTGGTCTACTCCACACTCGCGCTGGGCGTCCTGAGTTTCGGCGTCTGGGCGCACCACATGTTCGCCACCGGCATCGACCCCCGGATTCGGGCGAGTTTCATGGCGGTCTCTATCGCCATCGCGCTCCCGAGCGCGGTCAAGGTGTTCAACTGGATAACGACAATGTGGAACGGCAGAGTTCGGCTGACCGCGCCGATGCTGTTCTGCGTCGGATTCGTCGCCAACTTCATCGTCGGCGGCGTCACGGGCGTGTTCGAGGCCGCGATTCCGGTGGACCTCGTCCTCCACGACACGTACCACGTCGTCGCGCACTTCCACTACGTCATCATGGGCGCTATCGCGTTCGCGGTCTTCGCGGCGGTCTACTACTGGTTCCCGCTGTACACCGGTCGGATGTACCAGCGAACGCTCGCCAAGGCGCACTTCTGGCTGTCGATGGTCGGGACGAACGTCACGTTCTTCCCGATGATTCTGCTGGGGTACGGCGGGATGCCCCGTCGGTACGCGGGGTACGACCTCACGGTCGGCCCCGTTTCGTACTTCGCGAACCTCCACCAGATAGCGACTGTCGGCGTCTACCTGCTGGCGCTGGGCCAACTAATCTTCGTCTGGAACGTGGTCCAGTCGTGGCTCGAAGGCCCGGAGGTCGAGGACGGCGACCCGTGGGACCTCGCCGACGACGGACTGCTGACCCACGAGTGGGCGTGGTTCGAGCGCAAGCGCGAGACCGCGCTCGCCGCCACCGACGGCGGCGAGACGACGGCGGCCGACGACGGTGAGAAACCGCTCCCCGACGGCGGCGAGCGGGAGTGA
- the coxB gene encoding cytochrome c oxidase subunit II, translated as MVSSAGALLLAASEFLPAQSGIVPKGTRVEVFQRIFTVFLVLGTLVGVVVIGYMVYNAYKYRDGDGRATEDEGPRLGELPTGGGGGRKLFFSFGLSTIIVVSLIAWTYGTLLYVEENPPGEGEEGLEIDVVGYRFGWDFVYPNGHTSSTLRVPENETVHLRVTSEDVFHTFGVPELRVKTDAIPGQRTDTWFRTNETGTYEARCFELCGAGHSYMTADVVVMDAEAYESWYANTTSANGSASNSSALLGPGDAVAPGDGATSLANANALEVGA; from the coding sequence ATGGTATCGTCGGCCGGAGCGCTACTCCTCGCCGCCAGCGAGTTCCTCCCGGCCCAGTCCGGGATAGTACCGAAGGGAACCAGAGTGGAGGTGTTCCAGCGCATATTCACGGTGTTCTTGGTACTCGGGACGCTGGTCGGTGTGGTCGTCATCGGCTACATGGTGTACAACGCGTACAAGTACCGCGACGGGGACGGGCGGGCGACCGAGGACGAGGGACCCCGCCTCGGCGAACTCCCCACGGGCGGGGGCGGCGGTCGGAAACTGTTCTTCTCGTTCGGACTGAGTACGATAATCGTGGTCTCGCTCATCGCGTGGACCTACGGGACGCTGCTCTACGTCGAAGAGAATCCGCCCGGCGAGGGCGAGGAGGGCCTCGAAATCGACGTGGTGGGCTATCGGTTCGGGTGGGACTTCGTCTACCCGAACGGACACACGTCCAGTACGCTGCGCGTCCCCGAGAACGAGACGGTCCACCTCCGAGTCACGTCCGAGGACGTGTTCCACACGTTCGGGGTGCCGGAGTTACGGGTGAAGACCGACGCCATCCCGGGCCAGAGGACCGACACGTGGTTCCGCACGAACGAGACGGGGACCTACGAGGCGAGGTGTTTCGAACTCTGCGGGGCGGGCCACTCCTACATGACCGCGGACGTGGTGGTGATGGACGCCGAGGCGTACGAGTCGTGGTACGCCAACACCACGAGTGCGAACGGGTCGGCGTCGAACAGTTCGGCGCTCCTCGGTCCGGGCGACGCCGTCGCTCCGGGTGATGGGGCAACCTCGCTCGCGAACGCGAACGCGCTGGAGGTGGGCGCATGA
- a CDS encoding DUF6789 family protein, translating to MEGDEPELSTDLHEDVTEGTEPDFDHLWGIVTDGFIGAVGGLVGTGALTVGLLIAASLDAFQIESFGTLAELTGFNAILPLDPTAVGYVLFLLTGMVMWPLLFASIGAYLPGEKYATKGIPFGFVLWTGFAPAFYEGYTGLAMALYLVLTLGAHFSYGFTLGAVFDYLGDRPETLV from the coding sequence ATGGAGGGGGACGAACCGGAGCTATCGACGGACCTGCACGAGGACGTGACCGAGGGGACGGAACCCGACTTCGACCACCTGTGGGGAATCGTGACCGACGGCTTCATCGGCGCGGTCGGCGGGTTGGTCGGCACCGGCGCGCTGACGGTCGGACTGCTCATCGCGGCGTCGCTGGATGCGTTCCAGATAGAGAGCTTCGGAACGCTGGCCGAACTCACGGGGTTCAACGCGATTCTACCGCTCGACCCGACCGCGGTCGGGTACGTGCTGTTCCTGTTGACCGGGATGGTCATGTGGCCGCTCCTGTTCGCGTCTATCGGGGCGTATCTGCCGGGCGAGAAGTACGCGACGAAGGGAATCCCGTTCGGATTCGTCCTCTGGACCGGGTTCGCGCCCGCCTTCTACGAGGGGTACACCGGACTGGCGATGGCGCTCTACCTCGTGCTGACGCTCGGTGCGCACTTCTCGTACGGGTTCACGCTCGGAGCCGTGTTCGACTACCTCGGGGACCGCCCGGAGACGCTGGTCTGA